Proteins encoded together in one Pseudomonas sp. ADAK13 window:
- a CDS encoding phage tail assembly chaperone — MAKIRIAQNPTFKAFVSIPIVGGEPEKIEFTFKYRDRPGLAALFDEWNLKRDEARTALGESPTLSEIVAADTEQQSQQIKDLVVGWGFDDKFDDKSIRALVTSCQGAAEAVVNAYQSAFNQARLGN; from the coding sequence ATGGCGAAGATCAGAATTGCCCAAAACCCGACGTTCAAGGCCTTCGTGTCGATCCCTATCGTTGGGGGTGAGCCCGAGAAAATCGAGTTCACCTTTAAGTATCGGGATCGCCCGGGGCTTGCCGCTCTGTTTGATGAGTGGAACCTGAAGCGCGATGAAGCTCGGACCGCCCTGGGCGAAAGCCCAACGCTTTCCGAAATCGTTGCTGCTGACACTGAGCAGCAGTCGCAGCAGATCAAGGACCTGGTAGTCGGCTGGGGCTTTGACGACAAGTTCGACGACAAGAGCATTCGGGCGCTGGTGACGTCCTGCCAGGGCGCTGCTGAGGCGGTCGTGAATGCCTACCAGAGCGCATTCAATCAGGCCCGCTTGGGAAACTGA
- a CDS encoding phage tail protein translates to MGYKIPDGGTFQHGATYGPDIPFSALSNAAEAVATVTGGTLSAGDIVIITSGWTRLGNRVVRVKAATAAAITLEGIDTTDVQVYPAGSGIGSLKKVLTWVQIPQITDVAFAGGTQNYLDVVFLEDKQGRQMPTDKAAASLALTIADDPGQAFNAILRAADASQTIQAARLNLPGNDTLFYGAFTSFSNQPTVSRSNLLTRTVNLALQGEPTRYLTAVA, encoded by the coding sequence ATGGGCTACAAAATTCCGGACGGCGGCACCTTCCAACACGGTGCCACCTATGGCCCGGACATCCCGTTTTCGGCGCTGAGCAACGCGGCTGAGGCTGTGGCCACTGTGACTGGCGGCACGCTGTCGGCTGGCGACATCGTGATCATCACATCCGGCTGGACTCGCCTGGGTAATCGGGTTGTGCGTGTGAAAGCTGCCACTGCCGCCGCCATCACCCTCGAAGGCATCGACACCACAGACGTGCAGGTCTACCCGGCCGGCTCCGGCATCGGCTCGCTGAAGAAGGTGCTGACCTGGGTGCAGATTCCGCAAATCACTGACGTGGCTTTCGCCGGCGGCACCCAGAACTATCTGGACGTGGTGTTCCTGGAAGACAAGCAGGGCCGCCAGATGCCAACCGACAAAGCGGCGGCCAGCTTGGCGCTGACCATTGCGGATGACCCGGGGCAGGCGTTCAACGCCATCCTGCGCGCCGCTGATGCCAGCCAGACCATTCAGGCCGCGCGCCTGAACCTGCCGGGCAACGACACGCTGTTCTACGGCGCCTTCACCTCCTTCTCCAATCAGCCGACTGTGTCCCGCAGCAACTTGCTGACCCGCACCGTCAACCTGGCGCTGCAGGGCGAACCGACCCGTTACCTGACAGCGGTGGCGTAA
- a CDS encoding phage tail terminator-like protein, translating into MSHAIIASIYEAKLIAWNATRSEKLKIVFENTTYTPAAGETYLQAFTIPGDTASNTLGGDHRLFTGVFQVSVIAPAGTGKTQTNPVVGELTTLFPLYARDTKGSVTVVTMSPVDPGPGITGDSTYTVPVSFLYRADTN; encoded by the coding sequence ATGAGTCACGCAATTATTGCTTCGATCTACGAGGCCAAGCTCATCGCCTGGAACGCTACCAGGTCGGAGAAGCTGAAGATCGTCTTCGAGAATACGACCTATACGCCGGCGGCGGGCGAAACCTACCTGCAAGCCTTCACTATTCCGGGCGACACCGCGAGCAACACGCTCGGCGGTGATCACCGGCTGTTCACCGGCGTGTTCCAAGTCAGCGTCATCGCCCCGGCGGGCACCGGCAAGACCCAGACGAACCCCGTAGTGGGCGAACTGACCACCCTGTTCCCGTTGTACGCCAGGGACACGAAGGGCTCGGTCACCGTGGTGACGATGTCTCCGGTCGACCCGGGGCCCGGCATCACCGGCGATTCCACCTACACCGTCCCGGTCTCGTTCTTGTACCGAGCCGACACGAACTGA
- a CDS encoding HeH/LEM domain-containing protein: MKVIYTDKPGKERGVCYRLLSEFFGVIGSATEVVVDGDAPDIFDAYQAAGIKVSDGKEQEAPETDPLKMKVPELKEWLTAKGITFDATAKKEDLQALVPAE; the protein is encoded by the coding sequence ATGAAAGTGATCTACACGGACAAGCCTGGCAAAGAGCGCGGCGTGTGCTACCGCCTGCTAAGCGAGTTTTTCGGCGTCATAGGCTCCGCGACCGAGGTGGTCGTTGATGGCGATGCACCGGATATCTTCGATGCTTACCAGGCTGCCGGCATCAAGGTTTCCGATGGCAAGGAACAGGAAGCGCCCGAAACCGACCCTCTGAAAATGAAGGTGCCGGAGCTGAAAGAGTGGCTGACCGCGAAGGGCATCACCTTCGACGCGACCGCCAAGAAAGAAGACCTGCAGGCCCTGGTGCCAGCGGAATAA